A stretch of DNA from Hydra vulgaris chromosome 03, alternate assembly HydraT2T_AEP:
CTTTTCCAAGCACTCTAATTCTGTACTCATGCCAAGTTTGTTCTGGTTCTACTTCATCCTTAaccattttgtttattttattttggtttctgAAAAAGGGTGGATAGCAACAACAATCTTCTTCTTCAGAACACAGCCAACCTTTTGGAATTATACCCAATTCACAGGTTTCTTTAAGGTCTTCTGGATAATCAAGAAATTCAACTATAATAAAAGCCATGATATACTTGAGATAaaacctatttgaaaaaaagttattattgtttattattattcaactGTTAACATTATTAAGAAGTATTcctgaaaaacaaataaaaatttctgaataacattattattttttctttaattgtaCAACTAATAACACATGGGAAAAAATATGGGAAAAATATATCACAGGAATATCggaattgttttaattaattttataattaattgttataattaatatttctgTAGTTATTTTGTAACCAGGAAGTTGCATTAACtacattatttttcaatataaataatgtcaaaatacagcaaactataaaataagttaagaaacaaagtttattacaaatacaactaaaaaatatttaagagaCAAATTTGACTAgatagtaatataaaataaaaaacaaagttttttgtaaaagatttaGCAACTCATACTCATGTactaaaaataagattttaatgaGCTTTCACTTTGACAAACATTATGCAagatagaaaacaaaaaataactaccaataatataagaaatttatcATTACCAAACATTATGCAagatagaaaacaaaaaataaactaccaatatataagaaatttacCATTACCAATATTTTACAACCTATAATAAtgatcaaactttttaaaaaaaaagtaatcatggtaatatattataatatattcagaaatgaAGCATAGGTACAGCAACATAACATTGCTTGTGAGGTAAAAGTacatatttgtgttttatttctGATAAAGAGCATTTGAAGAGCTGTTTTCTTAACAACGACACCATGaaaatttccaaatttttagAATCACATGGATATGTGAACAAattctcaattttttcaaaagatttatgCAAAATAACATGACAAGATGCTCTGATAATCAGAGCATCTTGTGATATTTTGCACAACAATTATTGCCCCAGATAATAATCTAAAGCAGCTGTCCCCAAAACCAACTTTAACACAAAATTTTGAGGTATATAGCTCTTTAAATTGATTAGAAACATTCATTCCCAAATTTGAACACAATGGGCCATCAAAATGTTCTTTCTTCATTTCATGTTGTACTTTCAAAATTGAATCAACTTTACTAAGCTTCTGAACAAGATTTTGTTCATACATTCTTCTCACAACTTGTTGAAGTGGTAAATTTGGCCTCCGAACTAATTTCTTCACATGTTGCAAAAAATTCTCAAACGGAAATGCTGAAATATTGTCCAGAGGGCCAAAGTGTTTGGCATCTTGGGCTAAATGAATCAATCCATGCATATTGTATGTTAAAAATTCAGGACAATATAAGTTTCCTATATCTTCAACAAAAATTACAAGCAAATTATGAGCATAATCCGCATATATGTGACACAATGATTCactcaataaaatatttattgcaacACATAgcagcataaaatttttatataaacggTCTGACAATATGTATTTCAAGCAAACCATCCCTGTATACAGTAAAAACTGCCTAAATTCAGATGCCTTCCATCGTTCAAACTCTCTAAACGATCTTGGTTTGCGTGCAAACTCTGAACACACATGTGGTCTCAAAATGACTAACTTTTCTGATAACTGCTGAATCACCCGAGGCCTGAGACGTGTATTTAAAGGTCCCTGTATCCATGCATATATCAACTTTTGCATAACACCTAGGCAAACAAGATGCATGTAATCATGAGGAACCTGAGTAATCAAACCAATAGATGTTCTACTCAACGGGCTTTCCATTATGTGGTGACTGCAATCTGACATCGTAGCAAAAGACAAGTCTGTTCTTAATTTTGCATTCATTTCTGGAAATGTAACTCTTCCAATAAATTTACCACGTTGCTCACATTTGTCACAACCACTGTAAGCATTGTGAGccttattacattttataaatgatctTGCCGGTGTATCACAAATAATTGCTGAAATTTTTACTGCATAATGGTACCCATTAATCATCAATCCATGATTTTCTAGTTCATTAACTTCGTCAACCAAGTCCTTAAGGAATGCACCTACATCCTTTGGTTTACTATTATTACAATATAGTGCAATCAAGAATGGTTCTTTATTACACTGAAGAATAccattaaatatttctattaatCCTAGAATCGGCCACAACTGCATCATTGAGCTTTTAAATAGTGGCAATCCATCTACAATGATTTGAATAGATATAGTTTGATCTACTAATTGCTTAATGTGTCTACCTGACaatattccattttttattCCTATGTAGCAGTATGAATTATCAATGACTAAATGTGGAAACTTTGATGTCTGAAGGACTGTTTTAACACATTTTGGTAGAtcaggaaaatttttttgtaaaagatttaGCAACTCATTTAACGCTGATTGTGTAATGTTATGTTTAGTAGACCAACAAGCCAAATCAGAAATCAACTCTTCAGTTTCTTTgctaattttacatttgttattataaaaagataCATCTGAATatctattttcaaatttatcttCACTTGTATCAGAATTACAATCTTCAAAACTCTCAACAACTATCGGATTCAGTATCAAGTCATATGCGGTATCTGTACTTAATTGTAACTGATCTGGTCGAAATAAAAAAGCTGAGTCAGAAACACTATCAACTGTTTCCACATCCTCACATagttcatttatattttttttactaaagcaCTCGTCAGTAATAACTGCAACCTCTGCACGGATCCTTCTCCATCTGCTCCAGTAGCTTGACATACTTAACCTGGGAGAAATCATTAATACAATACATTGTTTAaccaatataaataaacattattgtatttcataataaaactataaataaatatatatatatatatatatatatatatatatatatatatatatatatatatatatatatatatatatatatatatatatatatatatccattattagataaacaaatttttatattactaatataacAATTGAATATGCTTAAACTGTGTTCATGGTCAACATGGTTATATTACTAGCATGTTGACAATGAACACAGCTTTagcatatttataatatttattctaCTGTGCTTCATTAGAAAAGGAATTGATGCTTTTAAAAACGCATGTTAACTTTTCGCGGTCCTTCGCTGGTTCTCTATGTGTGGTTAGCTAATTATTCGCTGTAGGTTAGATGTAGGCACGCCTACTTTGGCTTGCCAGCTCGAAGCCGCATTCGGTCCAATTTTGGTATGCCGACGTTGGCGCGCCATGTCAGGCCTGCTTTTGACCCGTCGATATTTAGCCAGCATCGGCGCGCCGCTAACGGACCTTTGTTACCATTCTCACTGGGTTACTATATAAACTCAGAGACACTGTTGTCAGTGTAACTGTTACCAGAATCCTGTTTCatcacacaaaaaaacaatttattcatTAGTTCAACATcgcaaagataaaattttagttaaaagattttttacggattgtacaaataaaatagctttttcatatttttatttgtaaattcatattttttttttttttaaatattttttttttaaattaatacttttttagtaaaatttttaaagaaaaaaagaaaaagaaacttaaacCTAAACCACAAACATAACTTAAATATTGATGGGGAGTAATTTGAACTACGTTACGTTTAAAAACGATGAAGACGATTTTCATTACTGTGTAAAAAGAGGATTATTGGtggtttttaatattgtaaactttAATGACTCCGTTACTCCGCGATATGCAGCTCACAATGACGTCAACGAGTTTGTAACTTATTTCAAAGAGAAGagtttttctatagaaaaacaTTTAGATTTAACTAAAGAAGAGTTGATCAGTGTATGTAAAATGGTTGTTTCGAGAAAAGAGATCGAAggtttgattatatataaatatatatatacatatatatatacatacatatatatatatatatatatatatatatatatatatatatatatatatatatatatatatatatatatatatatatatgtttaaattattcagtATTTATGACCGTGTAAAGATACCCCACTTCCCCAACCCCccatataaagtataaattgttttatataattaaataaatataaaataaattaatagtatatataaaatatattttatagtataaaataaaaaaaataaactagataatttattttcaataattttttacgtTAAATGAAAATCGGAGCAGTATTTCGGAACGGAGGGAGTATCATTCTGTATCATACAAGCGTGCAtcataggttttttttttatgtttaaggtTACGATTGTATCATGGTACTAATATCAAGTCATGGAAATCAAAAAGGAATAGTTTGTAAAGACAATAAAACGATCTTGTTGAatgatattattgaaaaattcagCGGCCAAAAAAGTCGAATCCAAACACAAACgccgaaaatattttttatacaagcaTGCCGTGGAGAGGAGGATGATAAGGGTAtacatattttgcaaaaatcaagtttaaacgATTGCACACTTATGCCTGATTCTGCTACAAAACCATTTTcgttctataaaaatatatttgtggCGTATTCAACTACCGAAAACAAAAAAGCGTATTCATACCCCTATCATcctgttaaaagtaaaaattcagAAAAGTTATATGGTTCATGGTTTATTTTATGTCtactttcaatatttaaagaatactCTGAAAAAGACGATTTATTGACTATGCTTACACGAGTCAACAAAGCAATGTGTTTCTATGGCGACGATGAAGAAAAGAAACAGATATCCTCTCAAGTTAATAGACTCACTtacaaaatttactttaaaaaaaatttgtagaaaagtACACAAATATATTTGAGATGCACGTCATTTTTGCAGTTTGCTAACTTTGAAGTATTAGgagaaaatgtaaaaatatatgattaaaCAAATACTTTGTGCATCAGAAAGCAGCGTAAAGCgcaaataattatgaaaaatgataTGTTAAGGTAAGTTGGAAAATTTCGTGCTATTTTGTCAACTTGAGAAACCAGCTGTTTCTAATAACctgaattttaaataactggAAATCCACTTTTATGTTTCATATTTCaaacaaacataattttttacgGATTATTTATGTTAGGTTTAGTAATTGACTGATTTCGCCACAACTGTTGTCAAAATGAGACGAGCGTATAAGTAGCTATATTGCACATGCAATCTCTGATAATTTTAGTCTTTTTACTTGTGTTTGTTTCCGCTTTTATCACAGCACTACTTATGACTTAAATCCAGAACTTTTTTATATGTGATAGCACTTGCTTTAATTGCATATCAATGCTATCATAATATGTAATCTAAGCTTACGTAATCATCTGCAGCAAGATCTTCGTAGActaaacaaagtaatttaagtTCCTTAATTCTCTCTTCAAGAAATTGGAAAAGTTTATATTCATGATTTATACTTGCATTATGTGTTTCCTGCAAGATGCTTGCAGAGACACATTATCCCATAACCTGACCAACATGCGCAtggctttaaaaatattaatcattagAGTTGTTTTAGCAGCATCAATGTAACCAAGCTGATGGCTACCAAAATTtgtgcaataaaaaattttcaattttatgatAGCCTGGTCCATCATTTTTCATCCATCACCTTTAAAGTATTGTCAATTTTCTACCTAAATACAAGCTTTTCAACAACGCAATTTCATTCTGTTTAGCTTGTTaaattaaactttgttattatataaacattttttccgCAGCAATGACATtgataactattatttttaatatatttctattttcaacttaaaaaaattgaagatttgttaataaaacgtgtagtataaaacaaaatatatttttttatataacttttttttaaaagactatgGAAAAACAGTTCTTTAGGACTTATATAGCtctaaatattcatttttaaggAGGAAGTGAACCCAACCCTTGAGTCAGATCACTGTAAATACCTAGTAGTAAAGCGTGCAGTTAGTATGATGCCTAATAACGGCTGATAACACAACAAGGAttgcttaaaattaataaaaagttggtAAATATTGATCTAAAAACCTTTTCTGCAGATCACATAGCTAGAGATGGTCGGACATGGACCAAATTGTGTCCGATGTGCGACcgagtcaaaaaaattttacaaggtGATTGATCGgtttgaattgaaaaattttcaacGGTGTCCGTGATCGAAATGTTCGATGACGCTGCATTGGATTGAAAATAATCAAGTACAGGAGGCGGCAATGGCTTTTTCTGTGATACCTCCTATTTCAAAAACTGCCACTGTCGTCTCTCGATTTctaattgacaattttaaaaaggtaGATACCTATACTGCTGGCGGACTGAGACAAATAATTTTCACTACTGATCAAGGTTCTAATATTTTGAGTGCTTTCAAAGATAGTGGCTTTGTAGTAGCAATAGAAGATATAGACATTTGTCCTGAAATCTTGCAATCGACAAGAATTTCATGTAGCAGCCATATCTTGAACAATGTtttgacaaaactttttaaaccatCTGAACTGAAAATTCACTGCTTATCTTTGCATGATCTTCTTCACAATTGTTATCAAGTTGTTACATTCGTGAAGAGTGGAAATGTGAATGCAAAATTAATCCGGAAAAAATATGTAGCTACACGTTGGAATTCACATCTGGCACTCTTTAAAGAAGTCCTTCTATTGTATGATGAATTGTTGATTCATTTACGAGGAACTAATAAAATGGTAGCAATTGAGGCAATCGACAAAAATCAGTTGGAGgttttggttaaatttttaaaatttttcaaagctGCAAGTGATGATTTGGAAGGGTCAACTTATCCAACAATTTATATGccaattttgttaaattttagtaTGCAAGATTACTTCAAGTCTTTCTCCTCATCTTTTGCACAGATTCCTTTGAACATTACTCCTGAATCAGACAATCCTGAGTCTTATGTAATTGATGATGACACTGACTTGGCAAACACTCTTCCAGTTGAAAACTTCTTGCGTTGGGTTAATGATTCTGACTTTTAAACTCAATATGATTCTCAGGTTTTCACACAGGACTATGAAAACCAAAGAGATGTTATTACGTACTTGTCAAGTTTTGCAACTGACATTTTGTCtgataaattcaaaataaatcataTTCATTGCATTGGTTTGTTTCTTATTCCTTTTTGCAAGTCTTTCAAAGTCTTCGGACAAAATGCTTCTGCCAAGTTTATAGAAACAAAGGAAAACCTGCGACGTCTTATACAATattgtaattttgaaaagtcAAACTCATCACCGACCAATTCTCCACCTCAGAAAAAGAAGCACTCCTCTACCAAGCCTTTTTCTAACCACATTTTTCCTTCACTTTCTTCC
This window harbors:
- the LOC105844712 gene encoding caspase-3-like isoform X1 — its product is MGSNLNYVTFKNDEDDFHYCVKRGLLVVFNIVNFNDSVTPRYAAHNDVNEFVTYFKEKSFSIEKHLDLTKEELISVCKMVVSRKEIEGYDCIMVLISSHGNQKGIVCKDNKTILLNDIIEKFSGQKSRIQTQTPKIFFIQACRGEEDDKGIHILQKSSLNDCTLMPDSATKPFSFYKNIFVAYSTTENKKAYSYPYHPVKSKNSEKLYGSWFILCLLSIFKEYSEKDDLLTMLTRVNKAMCFYGDDEEKKQISSQVNRLTYKIYFKKNL